A genome region from Pseudomonadota bacterium includes the following:
- a CDS encoding coproporphyrinogen III oxidase family protein yields MWRSRQRPTPDRSPPTGSRRSWRRGVQSLDDAELARLGRVHTRAVATEAVRIARRAGVGSVSIDLIFGLPEQTVEQWRHNLEAALELETDHISLYGLIVESGTAFGRRHAEGTLVVPDDDVQAEMYDIASARMRACGYEQYEISNYARPGHRCRHNALYWRNEPYLGVGPGAVSYLDGWRHTRCRNPVEYVRRVRAGGSLTVEAERVSQAACLTETIMLGLRTRDGLDLAWLCARFPDLLDRVRLDAAIDDLAGDLRQAGMLRVEDGRMFVDGDALMVSNGVMERFLDLPALLTSRGGSATLRQVV; encoded by the coding sequence ATGTGGAGATCACGTCAGAGGCCAACCCCGGATCGCTCACCGCCGACTGGCTCGAGAAGGTCATGGCGGCGGGGCGTGCAGTCGCTCGACGACGCTGAGCTCGCCCGGCTCGGCCGGGTGCACACGCGCGCGGTGGCCACAGAGGCGGTGCGCATCGCCCGTCGCGCAGGCGTCGGCAGTGTGAGCATCGATCTCATCTTCGGGCTTCCCGAACAGACCGTCGAGCAGTGGCGGCACAACCTCGAGGCCGCACTTGAACTCGAGACCGACCACATCTCCCTCTATGGTCTCATCGTCGAGTCGGGAACGGCGTTCGGCCGTCGACACGCCGAAGGGACCCTCGTCGTGCCGGACGATGACGTGCAGGCCGAGATGTACGACATCGCCAGCGCGCGAATGCGCGCGTGCGGATACGAGCAGTACGAGATATCGAACTACGCCCGCCCGGGGCACCGCTGCCGCCACAACGCGCTCTACTGGCGCAACGAGCCGTATCTCGGGGTGGGCCCCGGCGCGGTGAGCTATCTCGACGGCTGGCGCCACACCCGCTGCCGCAATCCTGTCGAGTATGTGCGGCGCGTGCGCGCTGGCGGCTCGCTGACGGTGGAGGCCGAACGGGTGAGCCAGGCCGCGTGCCTCACCGAGACGATCATGCTGGGGCTGCGCACCCGAGATGGTCTCGACCTCGCGTGGCTCTGCGCGCGCTTCCCGGACCTGCTCGATCGGGTCCGGCTCGATGCGGCCATCGACGACCTTGCGGGAGACCTCCGGCAGGCGGGCATGCTGCGCGTCGAGGACGGGCGCATGTTCGTCGACGGTGACGCGCTGATGGTATCGAATGGCGTCATGGAGAGATTTCTCGACCTGCCGGCGCTCTTGACATCCCGGGGGGGGTCTGCTACCTTAAGGCAAGTGGTGTAA
- a CDS encoding radical SAM protein: MGLYIHVPYCEAKCHYCDFNSYAGREREFRAMAAALVDDLETAARGVGTALPLPLGTVFIGGGTPSVLPGADVARLIEVARQRLGFAPDVEITSEANPGSLTADWLEKVMAAGRAVARRR; the protein is encoded by the coding sequence ATGGGGCTCTACATCCACGTTCCCTACTGCGAGGCCAAGTGCCACTACTGCGATTTCAACTCGTACGCGGGTCGAGAGCGTGAGTTTCGCGCCATGGCGGCGGCGCTGGTCGACGACCTCGAGACCGCTGCCCGCGGCGTGGGAACTGCGCTTCCCCTTCCCCTCGGCACGGTCTTCATCGGCGGGGGAACTCCCAGCGTGCTCCCGGGCGCCGATGTGGCACGATTGATCGAGGTCGCCCGCCAGCGTCTCGGATTTGCGCCTGATGTGGAGATCACGTCAGAGGCCAACCCCGGATCGCTCACCGCCGACTGGCTCGAGAAGGTCATGGCGGCGGGGCGTGCAGTCGCTCGACGACGCTGA